A single region of the Vibrio chagasii genome encodes:
- a CDS encoding YjfK family protein, which translates to MFGWFKKQKDEKPQAPQAPEVIGLRLGGAFELDDLKLKIIEPSLVIEGAARTQIIKAVGEVKLDNQTRLLRYYTDDEGYLQILQHGNQEADIEEVKLWYFYESKPIDTDAQWQSLLDNDVVQSYKELEGHRFSKVWDNIRPVPMTETTWDQSGNITTTDQFVMVYEREAETDLFESLLVSAEESIVNNQHVRSVVTSTGINLTPTDFTLIS; encoded by the coding sequence ATGTTTGGCTGGTTTAAAAAACAAAAAGACGAGAAACCTCAGGCACCCCAAGCGCCGGAAGTGATTGGATTGAGGCTAGGCGGTGCGTTTGAACTTGATGATCTCAAACTGAAGATTATTGAACCTAGTCTAGTTATTGAAGGTGCAGCTCGAACTCAAATCATTAAAGCAGTTGGCGAGGTCAAACTTGATAATCAGACTCGCCTTTTGCGGTATTACACTGACGACGAGGGGTATTTACAGATCCTTCAACATGGGAATCAAGAAGCTGATATTGAAGAAGTGAAGCTTTGGTATTTCTATGAGTCTAAGCCGATTGATACCGACGCTCAGTGGCAATCATTGTTAGACAACGATGTGGTTCAATCGTACAAGGAGCTTGAAGGGCACCGCTTTTCCAAGGTTTGGGACAATATTCGTCCGGTTCCTATGACAGAGACTACTTGGGATCAGTCGGGAAATATCACAACCACCGATCAATTTGTCATGGTTTATGAACGTGAGGCTGAAACGGATTTATTCGAGTCACTATTGGTGAGCGCCGAAGAGTCTATCGTCAATAATCAGCACGTTCGCAGTGTAGTAACAAGCACAGGTATTAACCTTACTCCAACTGACTTCACGTTAATTAGTTAA
- a CDS encoding PspA/IM30 family protein, with amino-acid sequence MSVWKKLVTAIKGGANEAAEAVADNQALRILDQEIREAKEELRRSDEALVKIIAKRKLSEQKVASFDSGIAEYEGHARSAMEKGQQDLALECATKVATLRSEQQAEQAYFQQFTQSEQSMRTNIAQAKDKLRQLEQQVDVVKANEAVQKAQAAVSATNVGANAKMHTAVESLDRIKRRQDERQAQFEAAQELHEQQSGSSLDKKLADAGIVSGGSKSAEDELARILGK; translated from the coding sequence ATGAGTGTTTGGAAAAAACTAGTAACGGCCATCAAAGGTGGCGCAAATGAAGCGGCAGAAGCGGTAGCGGACAACCAAGCTCTAAGGATTCTTGATCAAGAAATCCGAGAAGCAAAAGAGGAGTTGCGCCGTTCAGATGAAGCTTTAGTTAAAATCATTGCAAAAAGAAAGCTGTCAGAACAGAAAGTTGCGAGCTTCGATAGTGGAATAGCTGAATACGAAGGGCATGCCCGTTCAGCTATGGAAAAAGGCCAACAGGATCTAGCGTTGGAGTGTGCAACAAAGGTTGCGACGCTGCGTAGCGAACAACAAGCGGAACAGGCTTATTTTCAGCAGTTTACTCAGTCTGAGCAATCTATGCGTACGAATATCGCACAAGCGAAAGACAAATTACGCCAATTAGAACAACAAGTTGACGTTGTTAAAGCCAATGAAGCAGTCCAAAAAGCGCAGGCCGCTGTATCAGCAACAAATGTTGGCGCTAATGCAAAAATGCATACTGCGGTTGAATCTTTAGATCGTATAAAGCGCCGCCAGGATGAAAGGCAAGCACAATTTGAGGCTGCACAAGAACTCCATGAACAGCAATCTGGCAGCAGTTTAGATAAGAAGTTGGCGGATGCTGGCATTGTGTCTGGGGGAAGTAAGTCAGCTGAAGACGAACTAGCTCGAATTCTCGGTAAGTAG
- a CDS encoding DUF2170 family protein translates to MNWNTNELQVLLSEHQGWSVESTEQSIVIQNEDGINAFLAVSGEQILVEVLLFSQSDVKDKHALNETILRTHKMFPLSTIGINDVNGESYYTAFGSLSSQSKKESVVIEVATLFRNVEAFIDLYQEYL, encoded by the coding sequence ATGAATTGGAATACTAATGAGTTACAAGTGCTCTTAAGTGAGCATCAGGGTTGGAGTGTTGAGTCAACTGAGCAGTCTATCGTGATACAAAACGAAGATGGAATTAATGCTTTTTTAGCCGTTTCAGGGGAACAGATATTGGTTGAAGTCTTGTTGTTCTCTCAATCTGACGTCAAGGATAAGCATGCGCTTAATGAAACAATCCTGCGTACACACAAGATGTTCCCTCTATCAACTATTGGGATTAATGACGTGAATGGTGAGAGCTATTACACAGCGTTTGGTTCATTGTCGTCTCAATCTAAAAAAGAGAGTGTAGTCATTGAAGTTGCTACTCTATTTAGAAACGTTGAGGCATTCATCGACCTTTACCAAGAATACTTATAA
- a CDS encoding ABC transporter ATP-binding protein — translation MAEVTLRGVEKTYPNGFKAVHGVDLNIREGEFMVFVGPSGCAKSTTLRMIAGLEDISEGDVYIGDKRVNELPPKDRGISMVFQNYALYPHMSVYDNMAFGLKQQKLPKREITERIEEAAKTLDIEHLLNNKPGEMSGGQRQRVALGRAMVRKPDVFLFDEPLSNLDAKLRVSTRVSIAQLHNNLKQEGQNATMIYVTHDQVEAMTLGDRICVLNQGEIMQVDTPMNLYQYPANKFVAGFIGSPAMNLLKVRLDEIDGVMNVVSESGTRWTLPQDKQAIAREKLGEWVWFGVRPEHIQLANHDAPLSEVNTQTHRLDVVESMGNELYLYFKLGADKLVARVPFDADRTANSGEETVLHFNTLQCHLFDLETEETLDPKS, via the coding sequence ATGGCTGAAGTCACACTGAGAGGGGTAGAGAAAACCTACCCAAATGGTTTTAAGGCCGTGCACGGTGTCGATCTGAATATTCGCGAAGGTGAGTTCATGGTGTTTGTTGGGCCGTCTGGCTGCGCAAAATCTACGACACTTCGTATGATCGCAGGCCTTGAAGATATCTCAGAAGGCGATGTCTACATTGGCGATAAGCGTGTGAATGAGCTGCCACCTAAAGATCGTGGCATCTCAATGGTGTTTCAGAACTACGCACTTTACCCACATATGTCGGTATACGACAATATGGCTTTCGGCCTGAAACAACAGAAGTTGCCTAAGCGCGAAATCACCGAACGCATCGAAGAAGCAGCCAAGACATTGGATATCGAACACCTGCTAAATAATAAGCCGGGTGAAATGTCTGGTGGTCAAAGGCAGCGTGTCGCGCTTGGTCGTGCGATGGTACGTAAGCCAGATGTGTTTTTGTTTGACGAGCCCTTGTCTAACTTGGATGCAAAGCTGCGTGTGTCGACTCGTGTCAGCATTGCGCAGCTGCACAACAATCTTAAGCAAGAAGGGCAAAACGCTACCATGATCTACGTGACACACGATCAGGTGGAAGCCATGACTCTTGGTGATCGTATCTGCGTGTTGAATCAAGGTGAGATCATGCAGGTCGATACGCCTATGAATCTTTACCAATACCCGGCAAACAAGTTTGTCGCGGGCTTTATTGGTTCACCAGCGATGAATCTTCTTAAGGTGAGATTGGATGAGATTGACGGTGTGATGAACGTGGTTTCTGAAAGTGGTACTCGTTGGACGCTACCACAGGACAAGCAGGCTATTGCTCGTGAAAAATTGGGCGAGTGGGTGTGGTTCGGCGTTCGCCCTGAGCACATTCAACTGGCTAATCATGATGCGCCGTTGTCTGAGGTGAATACTCAAACGCACAGGCTTGATGTGGTCGAGTCGATGGGTAATGAGCTGTATCTCTACTTCAAATTGGGTGCTGATAAGCTGGTGGCTCGCGTGCCTTTCGATGCCGATCGTACGGCAAACAGTGGCGAAGAGACAGTGCTTCACTTTAATACGCTACAGTGTCATTTGTTTGATTTGGAAACCGAAGAGACGCTCGATCCTAAGAGCTGA
- a CDS encoding HAD family hydrolase yields the protein MKFKAMLFDKDGTLLEFHKMWLNVSRGACERVKSYCDQHQGNQTVTPAELLLAIGVEGDVVDNYGLLASNPVEDTATAWFNMLQPNVSLAEFTKVTKAAFNDEVEENPSWIEALPGVAEKLGVFKQQGMILGIATADTKDSTIYTLEQSGLSEMFDYVGYSDGDIEPKPAPALLNAFCEQCGIEPHEVIMFGDTVSDMEFGRNAGASNVGVLTGTAQHSELEPVADLVIESVAHFELNQLQERG from the coding sequence ATGAAGTTTAAGGCGATGTTATTTGATAAAGACGGCACATTGTTAGAGTTCCACAAGATGTGGCTCAACGTTTCTCGTGGTGCTTGTGAGCGTGTGAAATCTTACTGTGACCAGCATCAGGGTAATCAAACTGTCACACCTGCTGAGTTACTCTTGGCCATCGGTGTTGAAGGTGATGTGGTTGATAACTATGGATTATTAGCCTCAAACCCAGTGGAAGATACCGCGACAGCGTGGTTCAACATGCTGCAACCAAATGTCTCACTCGCTGAGTTCACTAAGGTGACCAAAGCCGCTTTCAATGACGAAGTGGAAGAGAACCCAAGCTGGATTGAAGCACTACCGGGTGTGGCTGAAAAGCTGGGTGTGTTTAAACAGCAGGGCATGATTTTAGGCATCGCGACTGCAGATACCAAAGACTCAACGATCTACACATTAGAGCAATCGGGTTTGAGTGAGATGTTTGATTATGTCGGTTACTCCGATGGTGATATCGAACCTAAACCAGCGCCAGCACTACTTAATGCCTTCTGTGAGCAATGCGGTATTGAGCCACATGAAGTGATCATGTTTGGTGACACGGTTTCGGATATGGAATTTGGCCGCAATGCAGGCGCAAGCAATGTTGGCGTGCTGACGGGGACAGCACAACACAGCGAGTTAGAACCAGTGGCGGATCTGGTTATCGAATCAGTCGCCCATTTTGAGCTCAACCAACTGCAAGAACGTGGCTAA
- a CDS encoding CehA/McbA family metallohydrolase, with protein sequence MTQFQGELPFGRVRIPFDVPAGSHSVTITGTTVKKGFLYAAAYDANQAFRGKVLFEKAHKSLATQPKNSGLGAIDGAIPSGQWFLELYNLEGEFRTERAMQYQVDVLCSDELVNNDVELELNPTVTTDHDIEFDYSHMLSSDSRWYRGDLHAHTQLSDGHNTLAAAKDIVESQGLDFFFFTEHNICQPKLPVSKQCLFLPALEVTTDLGHFNVHGPVKSLDLRDVEHSSQATMEVGLSLAKSGHSSLGINHPMMKPWHWHYDQVDLGQVSTFEVCCDPTWSTSPKATEEALLVLNEMWNCGQRIAAIGGSDSHLKPHERNPKSDEPSIYGDPSTFVYSHGLSGEGILSGLRNGQVYLERRCGLKFDINLGDLLPGNDSQGQPLTYRIAVSDSENLYYAECVVDGEIVGRIALNDELQSIHIDEGYRWCRVDIRRGELSSALMNSTHTASDEREFEGCINAVFDGKQPEFNQPLVRTWGELMERMSRDEV encoded by the coding sequence ATGACCCAATTTCAAGGTGAGCTGCCGTTTGGTAGAGTACGTATCCCCTTTGATGTGCCAGCAGGTTCTCACAGCGTAACGATCACTGGCACAACGGTGAAAAAAGGATTCTTGTACGCAGCGGCGTATGATGCCAACCAAGCCTTTCGTGGCAAAGTGCTATTTGAAAAGGCGCACAAGTCACTAGCTACCCAACCGAAAAACTCAGGCCTAGGCGCGATTGATGGCGCGATTCCATCGGGCCAGTGGTTCTTAGAACTTTATAACCTTGAGGGTGAGTTTCGTACCGAGCGTGCGATGCAGTATCAAGTCGATGTACTTTGCTCTGATGAGTTAGTTAATAACGATGTTGAGTTAGAACTGAACCCAACGGTCACAACTGATCACGATATCGAGTTTGATTACAGCCATATGCTGAGTTCTGATTCCCGTTGGTATCGTGGCGACTTACACGCTCACACTCAGCTTTCTGATGGCCACAATACTTTGGCTGCGGCCAAAGACATCGTTGAATCACAAGGGCTCGATTTCTTCTTCTTCACTGAGCACAACATCTGCCAGCCTAAACTGCCAGTATCAAAGCAGTGCTTGTTCTTACCTGCGTTAGAAGTCACGACCGATCTCGGGCACTTCAATGTGCATGGTCCGGTTAAGTCTTTGGACCTTAGAGACGTCGAACACAGCAGCCAAGCGACCATGGAAGTGGGATTGAGTTTAGCGAAAAGTGGACACAGCTCCCTTGGCATCAATCACCCAATGATGAAGCCGTGGCACTGGCATTACGATCAAGTGGATCTAGGCCAAGTGTCTACGTTTGAAGTGTGTTGTGACCCTACTTGGTCAACTTCACCAAAAGCGACCGAAGAGGCGTTATTGGTTCTTAATGAAATGTGGAATTGTGGTCAGCGTATTGCCGCGATTGGCGGCAGTGATTCGCACCTTAAACCGCATGAGCGCAATCCTAAATCTGATGAACCCTCTATCTACGGCGACCCATCCACCTTCGTCTACAGCCATGGCTTGAGCGGTGAAGGTATCTTGTCTGGTCTGCGTAATGGGCAAGTTTACCTAGAGCGCCGTTGCGGCTTGAAGTTTGATATCAACTTAGGTGACTTGCTACCGGGCAACGACTCTCAAGGCCAGCCACTAACATATCGAATTGCTGTCTCTGACTCAGAAAACCTTTACTACGCAGAGTGCGTGGTGGATGGCGAGATTGTTGGACGAATCGCTCTGAATGATGAGCTGCAAAGTATCCATATTGATGAAGGCTACCGTTGGTGCCGAGTGGATATTCGTCGCGGAGAGCTTTCTTCAGCACTAATGAACAGTACTCACACTGCATCTGACGAACGTGAGTTTGAAGGCTGCATCAACGCCGTATTCGACGGTAAACAACCAGAATTTAACCAACCCCTAGTGCGTACTTGGGGAGAACTAATGGAGCGAATGAGCCGTGATGAAGTTTAA
- a CDS encoding extracellular solute-binding protein encodes MKLKTLALVCAGAASASMFSSSVLAATEVNFWYSGGTKPQQMMTKLIEEFNASQDEYVVKPALQGNYTETYQKLQAGLASKTAPELVLLDSGRAEAMHGRGLSRDLTPFMDEEFNFSDFIGAFKDQVTADDGTIIGLPAYGTTQVFYYNKQVLADNGFTEQDLNTWQGVAKVAEKVTQRDEKGNVTFYGWEPMWGQDNMIDAAFSNGAKIISDDGKKVLIDSPEWVEVWDSFRKWIHDDQIMRIHYGGQGWEYWYKTIDDVMKDNALGYTGSSGDQGDLDFTKLSATTQPGWGSNPSAPQAGALVYVMPKGTDDAAAKGAFEFVEFYTNAKNTAAWSMFTGYIPVRNSVSEVPEYQAFTKDNPQALIPLKQANTATKDFLDPTNGKIMDALKVAADQIQIQNMSADKALKQAAKKAQRALDRANRS; translated from the coding sequence ATGAAACTAAAAACTCTCGCACTAGTGTGTGCTGGCGCAGCAAGCGCGTCTATGTTCTCTAGCAGTGTTCTTGCGGCAACCGAAGTTAACTTTTGGTATTCCGGTGGTACTAAGCCACAGCAAATGATGACTAAGCTCATCGAAGAGTTCAATGCAAGCCAAGATGAGTATGTGGTGAAGCCCGCATTGCAAGGTAACTACACGGAAACCTACCAGAAGCTGCAAGCCGGTTTAGCGTCGAAAACGGCACCTGAACTTGTGCTGCTAGATTCAGGCCGTGCGGAAGCGATGCATGGGCGTGGTTTGAGCCGTGACCTAACGCCATTCATGGATGAAGAGTTCAACTTCTCTGATTTCATTGGTGCTTTTAAAGATCAAGTGACGGCAGACGACGGCACCATCATCGGTCTACCTGCTTACGGTACAACTCAAGTGTTCTACTACAACAAGCAGGTGTTGGCAGATAACGGCTTTACTGAGCAAGATCTAAATACATGGCAAGGCGTGGCTAAGGTCGCTGAGAAAGTCACACAACGTGATGAGAAAGGTAATGTGACCTTCTACGGCTGGGAGCCGATGTGGGGTCAAGACAACATGATTGACGCGGCATTTTCTAACGGCGCTAAGATCATCAGTGATGACGGTAAGAAAGTACTGATTGACTCTCCTGAGTGGGTTGAAGTGTGGGACAGCTTCCGTAAGTGGATCCACGATGATCAAATCATGCGTATTCACTACGGTGGTCAAGGTTGGGAATACTGGTACAAAACCATTGATGACGTGATGAAAGACAACGCACTAGGCTACACCGGTTCATCGGGTGACCAAGGTGACTTGGACTTCACTAAGCTTTCAGCAACCACACAACCAGGTTGGGGCTCAAACCCTTCTGCACCACAAGCGGGTGCGCTGGTTTACGTTATGCCAAAAGGCACAGACGATGCCGCGGCGAAAGGTGCATTCGAGTTTGTTGAGTTCTACACCAATGCGAAAAACACCGCAGCATGGTCAATGTTCACGGGCTACATCCCAGTGCGTAATAGCGTTTCTGAAGTTCCAGAGTACCAAGCGTTCACTAAAGATAACCCACAAGCTCTGATTCCATTGAAGCAAGCGAACACGGCGACCAAAGACTTCCTAGACCCTACCAACGGTAAGATCATGGATGCGCTGAAGGTGGCAGCGGATCAGATTCAAATCCAAAACATGTCTGCTGACAAAGCGCTAAAACAAGCGGCTAAGAAAGCGCAACGTGCACTAGACCGAGCGAATCGTTCTTAA
- a CDS encoding carbohydrate ABC transporter permease, which produces MTTQVLDANQVLNQSTAKTKVRAQTKATKSEVTSKKTSVDRRSFIALAKHLFLATCGTIMVFPFLWMLSGSLKTNDEIFANPLDLIPEQFRWETFVETFHSAPFGLYIFNSFSVALFTTLLVIVNSAMFAYALTQLKFRSKTVLYFIVMGCYMLPGAVTYIPSYITLAKLGLLDSHMGLVASNAASVFGVFYLRQVFIKVHPSLIEAARIDGAGELKILWAIILPQCRAAVATLFLITFITNYNSYMWPSLVITTQDLNLIATGIRHYFIAEGNYGLNWSQIMAASTIAVLPLLILFVICQKTILSGIADNGVKE; this is translated from the coding sequence ATGACCACGCAAGTATTGGATGCCAATCAAGTATTGAATCAGAGCACAGCGAAAACCAAAGTTAGAGCCCAAACCAAAGCGACCAAATCAGAGGTTACGTCAAAGAAAACTTCAGTGGATCGCCGCTCGTTTATCGCACTGGCTAAGCACCTGTTCTTAGCAACCTGTGGAACCATCATGGTGTTTCCGTTCTTATGGATGCTGTCTGGTTCGCTGAAAACCAATGATGAGATCTTTGCTAACCCGCTGGACTTGATTCCAGAGCAGTTTCGTTGGGAAACCTTTGTCGAAACCTTTCACAGCGCGCCGTTTGGCTTGTACATCTTCAACAGCTTTAGCGTGGCTTTGTTCACCACCTTGTTGGTGATTGTGAATTCAGCGATGTTTGCATACGCGCTGACTCAGCTGAAGTTTCGCTCGAAGACGGTGCTCTATTTCATCGTTATGGGCTGTTACATGCTGCCAGGTGCAGTGACTTACATTCCGTCTTACATCACCTTGGCAAAACTGGGCTTGTTGGATTCACACATGGGCTTAGTGGCGTCGAACGCGGCGTCGGTTTTCGGTGTGTTCTATCTACGCCAAGTGTTTATCAAGGTGCATCCGTCGCTGATTGAAGCGGCACGAATTGATGGTGCAGGTGAGCTCAAAATCTTATGGGCAATCATCTTACCGCAATGCCGAGCAGCAGTCGCAACACTGTTCCTCATCACTTTTATTACCAATTACAACAGCTACATGTGGCCGAGCCTAGTGATAACAACTCAGGATTTAAATCTGATCGCTACTGGTATTCGTCACTACTTTATTGCCGAAGGTAACTATGGGTTGAACTGGTCGCAAATCATGGCGGCGAGCACCATTGCAGTATTGCCTTTGTTAATTCTATTCGTCATTTGTCAAAAGACGATTCTTTCAGGTATCGCCGATAACGGCGTAAAAGAGTAA
- a CDS encoding carbohydrate ABC transporter permease, with protein sequence MSAFSEPMKNRLKVLLFTAPLLVPLFTFWLVPFGYSIYISFTDWDYISPDYSFIGLENYEYMVEDYEFIQAMLNTFWFSVGVVIPTILLGLVFAMLLHKNFKGSQFYRAVIFSPWITPTVAVSIVWSWVFETKSGLANHLLESAGFSAIPWLENGNTALVAVIIVTVWQAIGWTMLFYISALNKIPESLYEASLIDGCSSLTRFLKITLPLISPTTFFLVVVNIITAMQAFDQFQILTQGGPGGETRTLLYLFYQQAFERYEMGPAAATSLVIFLITGLLALINTYIGKRWVYY encoded by the coding sequence ATGAGTGCTTTCTCAGAACCAATGAAAAACCGCTTAAAGGTACTGCTATTTACTGCACCGTTGTTGGTGCCACTGTTTACTTTTTGGCTCGTACCATTTGGTTATTCGATTTACATCAGCTTCACCGATTGGGATTACATCTCGCCAGATTATTCGTTCATCGGTTTAGAAAATTACGAGTATATGGTCGAGGACTACGAGTTCATCCAAGCGATGCTCAACACGTTTTGGTTCTCTGTTGGTGTGGTGATTCCCACCATCCTTCTTGGTCTTGTGTTTGCCATGCTGCTGCACAAAAACTTCAAGGGTAGCCAATTTTATCGTGCAGTGATCTTCTCGCCTTGGATTACACCAACGGTCGCGGTGTCGATTGTGTGGTCTTGGGTATTCGAGACCAAATCGGGCTTGGCAAACCACTTATTGGAGTCGGCAGGGTTTAGCGCGATTCCATGGTTAGAGAACGGAAACACAGCCTTGGTTGCGGTGATTATCGTGACAGTTTGGCAGGCGATTGGTTGGACGATGCTGTTTTACATCAGTGCGCTTAACAAGATTCCAGAGTCCCTGTATGAGGCGTCTTTGATTGATGGTTGCAGCAGCTTAACGCGCTTTTTGAAGATAACGCTGCCGCTGATTTCACCAACCACATTCTTTTTGGTGGTGGTCAACATTATCACGGCAATGCAGGCGTTCGATCAGTTCCAGATCTTAACGCAGGGCGGGCCGGGTGGTGAGACTCGTACCTTGCTGTACTTGTTCTACCAACAGGCGTTTGAACGTTACGAAATGGGACCTGCGGCCGCGACATCGTTAGTGATATTCCTGATTACTGGATTGTTGGCACTTATTAATACCTACATCGGCAAGCGCTGGGTGTACTACTAG
- a CDS encoding LysR substrate-binding domain-containing protein, producing the protein MLPPLRALVAFEAVARLGSIGAAARELCVTQAAVSQQLKSLETFLDTTLFERSSKGVKLTSAAQHYQPIVAGSLAHLKLQTQILFGEKETDVLSLRVNHTFCHNWLLPRLPSFYQKYPFIRLDIQLVDWPSTNPCQNVDIELTNGKVESEDTHCERLFQEHWQLVCSPEFKNQYQDSLVEHDFSALPTVQVKGYRENWLQWLSHNQFEMTLPKVLLEVSNSLHALEAVKHGIGVLLVRSLAVSELLEKNALVLATESSMPAESAHYLITKHKRSAKVNFFCDWLYHQMEDGELEERFSNG; encoded by the coding sequence ATGTTACCCCCTCTACGTGCCCTTGTTGCGTTCGAAGCTGTTGCCCGCCTCGGTTCTATTGGCGCTGCCGCGCGAGAGCTTTGTGTTACACAAGCTGCGGTGAGTCAGCAGCTTAAAAGTTTAGAAACCTTTCTCGATACCACACTGTTTGAACGCAGCTCCAAAGGCGTAAAGCTGACGTCAGCCGCCCAGCATTATCAACCGATTGTTGCTGGCTCATTGGCCCATCTGAAACTACAGACTCAAATCCTCTTCGGGGAAAAAGAAACCGACGTGTTGAGCCTGCGTGTTAATCACACCTTTTGCCATAACTGGCTGTTACCTCGTCTGCCATCTTTTTATCAAAAATATCCTTTTATCAGGCTCGATATTCAGCTGGTGGACTGGCCATCAACCAACCCTTGTCAGAATGTCGATATCGAACTGACCAACGGTAAGGTTGAAAGCGAAGACACCCATTGCGAGCGGCTGTTTCAAGAACATTGGCAGTTAGTGTGCAGCCCAGAATTTAAAAACCAATATCAAGACTCCTTGGTTGAGCATGACTTTTCTGCTCTGCCGACCGTGCAAGTAAAAGGCTACCGAGAGAACTGGCTGCAATGGTTGAGCCATAACCAATTCGAGATGACTTTACCTAAGGTGCTACTTGAAGTGAGTAACTCTCTGCACGCTCTAGAGGCAGTTAAGCATGGTATTGGCGTGTTGTTAGTGCGTTCGCTTGCGGTGTCTGAGTTGTTAGAGAAAAACGCTCTGGTTCTGGCGACAGAGTCCTCAATGCCTGCCGAATCAGCCCACTATTTGATTACCAAACACAAACGCAGTGCCAAGGTGAATTTCTTTTGTGATTGGCTTTATCACCAGATGGAAGACGGTGAACTGGAAGAAAGATTTTCTAATGGGTAG